A stretch of the Macaca thibetana thibetana isolate TM-01 chromosome X, ASM2454274v1, whole genome shotgun sequence genome encodes the following:
- the TSR2 gene encoding pre-rRNA-processing protein TSR2 homolog isoform X1: MNQWLVEGCGGVDRGRIMAGAAEDARALFRAGVCAALEAWPALQIAVENGFGGVHSQEKAKWLGGAVEDYFMRNADLELDEVEDFLGELLTNEFDTVVEDGSLPQVSQQLQTMFHHFQRGDGAALREMASRITQRKCKVTATALKTAKETDEDEDDVDSVEEMEVTATNDGAATDGVCSQPEPSDPDAQTIKEEDIVEDGWTIVRRKK, translated from the exons GTGGACCGGGGCCGGATAATGGCGGGCGCTGCAGAAGATGCGCGAGCTCTTTTCCGGGCTGGGGTCTGCGCGGCCCTGGAGGCCTGGCCGGCCTTGCAG ATCGCTGTGGAGAATGGCTTCGGGGGTGTGCACAGCCAGGAGAAGGCCAAGTGGCTGGGGGGTGCAGTGGAGGATTACTTCATGCGcaatg CTGACTTGGAGCTAGATGAGGTGGAAGACTTCCTTGGAGAGCTGTTGACCAATGAGTTTGATACAGTCGTGGAAGATGGGAGTCTGCCCCAG GTGAGCCAGCAACTGCAGACCATGTTCCACCACTTCCAGAGGGGTGACGGGGCTGCTCTGAGGGAGATGGCCTCTCGCATCACTCAAAGAAAATGCAAGGTCACAGCCACTGCACTTAAGACAGCTAAAGAGActgatgaggatgaagatgatGTGGACAGTGTGGAAGAGATGGAG GTCACAGCTACGAATGATGGGGCTGCTACAGATGGGGTCTGCTCCCAGCCTGAACCCTCTGATCCAGACGCTCAGACTATTAAGGAAGAGGATATAGTGGAAGATGGCTGGACCATTGTCCGGAGAAAAAAATGA
- the TSR2 gene encoding pre-rRNA-processing protein TSR2 homolog isoform X3: MFHHFQRGDGAALREMASRITQRKCKVTATALKTAKETDEDEDDVDSVEEMEVTATNDGAATDGVCSQPEPSDPDAQTIKEEDIVEDGWTIVRRKK, encoded by the exons ATGTTCCACCACTTCCAGAGGGGTGACGGGGCTGCTCTGAGGGAGATGGCCTCTCGCATCACTCAAAGAAAATGCAAGGTCACAGCCACTGCACTTAAGACAGCTAAAGAGActgatgaggatgaagatgatGTGGACAGTGTGGAAGAGATGGAG GTCACAGCTACGAATGATGGGGCTGCTACAGATGGGGTCTGCTCCCAGCCTGAACCCTCTGATCCAGACGCTCAGACTATTAAGGAAGAGGATATAGTGGAAGATGGCTGGACCATTGTCCGGAGAAAAAAATGA
- the TSR2 gene encoding pre-rRNA-processing protein TSR2 homolog isoform X2 has translation MAGAAEDARALFRAGVCAALEAWPALQIAVENGFGGVHSQEKAKWLGGAVEDYFMRNADLELDEVEDFLGELLTNEFDTVVEDGSLPQVSQQLQTMFHHFQRGDGAALREMASRITQRKCKVTATALKTAKETDEDEDDVDSVEEMEVTATNDGAATDGVCSQPEPSDPDAQTIKEEDIVEDGWTIVRRKK, from the exons ATGGCGGGCGCTGCAGAAGATGCGCGAGCTCTTTTCCGGGCTGGGGTCTGCGCGGCCCTGGAGGCCTGGCCGGCCTTGCAG ATCGCTGTGGAGAATGGCTTCGGGGGTGTGCACAGCCAGGAGAAGGCCAAGTGGCTGGGGGGTGCAGTGGAGGATTACTTCATGCGcaatg CTGACTTGGAGCTAGATGAGGTGGAAGACTTCCTTGGAGAGCTGTTGACCAATGAGTTTGATACAGTCGTGGAAGATGGGAGTCTGCCCCAG GTGAGCCAGCAACTGCAGACCATGTTCCACCACTTCCAGAGGGGTGACGGGGCTGCTCTGAGGGAGATGGCCTCTCGCATCACTCAAAGAAAATGCAAGGTCACAGCCACTGCACTTAAGACAGCTAAAGAGActgatgaggatgaagatgatGTGGACAGTGTGGAAGAGATGGAG GTCACAGCTACGAATGATGGGGCTGCTACAGATGGGGTCTGCTCCCAGCCTGAACCCTCTGATCCAGACGCTCAGACTATTAAGGAAGAGGATATAGTGGAAGATGGCTGGACCATTGTCCGGAGAAAAAAATGA